Proteins from one Desulfovibrio sp. Fe33 genomic window:
- a CDS encoding anaerobic ribonucleoside-triphosphate reductase activating protein yields the protein MSEPIGVWNYVRGFENLSLCDWPGKTSCIIFLGGCNLRCPTCHNFQLAWDMHSLPAIDPQRVRAYLRDRAGWLDGVTITGGEPTTVPGVGELVYEIRKAGLPVKMDTNGMRPEVVADLLQAKLVDTFAVDVKGPYAKYPALTGKAVSEIAARANMTRIFEMAAAMPDAFYFRITQVPGLTKADVAVAQSYLPPKHELKIQKFVPPRRTPENAKSNHEERRPAGNMVD from the coding sequence ATGAGCGAGCCCATTGGGGTCTGGAATTATGTTCGCGGGTTCGAAAATCTGAGCCTGTGCGATTGGCCCGGAAAGACCTCATGCATCATATTTTTGGGAGGCTGCAACCTGCGCTGCCCAACCTGCCATAATTTTCAGCTCGCCTGGGACATGCACTCCCTGCCCGCCATCGACCCCCAGCGCGTCAGGGCCTACCTGCGCGACCGGGCCGGATGGCTGGACGGCGTGACCATCACCGGAGGCGAACCCACCACGGTGCCCGGCGTGGGCGAACTGGTCTACGAAATCCGTAAGGCCGGTCTGCCCGTCAAGATGGACACCAACGGTATGCGCCCCGAGGTGGTCGCCGACCTCCTCCAAGCCAAGCTCGTCGACACCTTCGCCGTGGACGTCAAAGGCCCCTATGCAAAGTATCCGGCGCTGACCGGCAAGGCGGTTTCCGAAATCGCCGCCCGCGCCAACATGACCCGCATCTTCGAGATGGCCGCGGCCATGCCTGACGCCTTCTACTTCCGGATCACCCAGGTGCCCGGCCTGACCAAAGCCGACGTCGCCGTCGCGCAAAGCTATCTGCCCCCGAAACATGAACTGAAAATCCAGAAATTTGTGCCCCCAAGGAGGACGCCGGAGAATGCCAAGTCAAATCATGAAGAGAGACGGCCGGCTGGAAACATGGTCGACTGA
- a CDS encoding mechanosensitive ion channel family protein, translated as MNLDLQPDLPVTLIEANPILDLVAKTGILVLAGLLAFLLTRALLLRGARVFSHRTQNSFDDFLLEAGFFSRAALLAPALVFFWGLEFFSGLTGVLDRLIHAYLAVSVVLILAKLLDALSGLYRTFEVSNRRPIKGYVQLVKLFIYMICAVSVVAILLGESPWGLLSGIGAMTAVLMLVFRDTLLSLVAGIQISANDLLHTGDWIEMPAMNADGTVIDIALNTVKIQNWDMTVTAVPTFKFLDTPFKNWESMTKSGGRRIKRAIMIDQSSIRFADPSLKKRLMTVQHLAPFIEMRQKEIDAANAASGADPASPLNGRRMTNIGLFRRYALEYLRCHPKIRQDMTLLVRQLQPHADDGLPLEIYCFTSETAWALHEDILSDIMDHLLAALPEFDLRAYQRNALVDSRAAI; from the coding sequence GTGAACCTGGACCTGCAACCGGACCTGCCCGTAACACTCATCGAGGCCAACCCGATCCTGGACCTTGTGGCCAAGACCGGCATCCTGGTGCTGGCCGGGCTCCTCGCCTTCCTCCTGACACGGGCGCTGCTGCTGCGGGGGGCCCGCGTGTTCTCCCACCGCACCCAAAACAGCTTCGACGACTTCCTGCTGGAAGCCGGTTTCTTTTCCCGCGCCGCGCTCCTGGCCCCTGCCTTGGTCTTCTTCTGGGGGCTGGAGTTCTTCTCCGGGCTGACGGGAGTCCTCGACCGCCTCATCCACGCCTATCTGGCCGTGAGCGTGGTCCTTATCCTGGCCAAACTCCTCGACGCGCTGTCCGGACTGTACAGGACCTTCGAGGTGTCCAACCGCCGCCCCATCAAGGGATACGTGCAGTTGGTCAAACTGTTCATATACATGATCTGCGCGGTCTCCGTGGTCGCCATCCTCCTCGGCGAATCGCCGTGGGGACTGCTTTCCGGCATTGGTGCCATGACCGCGGTGCTCATGCTCGTCTTCCGCGACACCCTTCTTTCCCTGGTGGCGGGCATCCAGATATCGGCCAACGACCTGCTGCACACCGGCGACTGGATCGAAATGCCCGCTATGAACGCGGACGGCACCGTCATCGACATCGCCCTGAACACGGTCAAAATCCAGAACTGGGATATGACCGTGACGGCCGTTCCGACCTTCAAGTTCCTGGACACGCCCTTCAAGAACTGGGAAAGCATGACCAAAAGCGGCGGACGCAGAATCAAGCGCGCCATCATGATCGACCAGTCGTCCATCCGGTTCGCGGACCCGTCGCTCAAGAAGCGGCTCATGACGGTCCAACACCTGGCCCCGTTCATCGAAATGCGCCAGAAGGAAATCGACGCCGCAAACGCCGCGTCCGGCGCGGACCCGGCCTCGCCTCTCAACGGCCGCCGCATGACCAATATCGGCCTGTTCCGCCGCTATGCCCTGGAATACCTGCGCTGCCATCCCAAGATCCGCCAGGACATGACCCTGCTCGTGCGCCAACTGCAACCCCACGCCGATGACGGACTGCCGCTGGAGATATACTGCTTCACCAGCGAAACGGCCTGGGCCCTGCACGAGGACATCCTATCGGACATCATGGACCACCTCCTGGCCGCCCTGCCCGAGTTCGACCTGCGCGCCTACCAGCGCAACGCCCTGGTGGACAGCCGGGCGGCGATCTAG